The proteins below come from a single Triticum aestivum cultivar Chinese Spring chromosome 5D, IWGSC CS RefSeq v2.1, whole genome shotgun sequence genomic window:
- the LOC123125682 gene encoding dehydrin Rab15-like, which yields MEFQGQHDNPANRVDEYGNPFPMAAGVGGAHAAPGTGGQFQVRRGEHKTGGILHRSGSSSSSSSSEDDGMGGRRKKGMKEKIKEKLPGGHKDNQQHMATGTGTGGAYGPGTGTGGAYGQQGHAGMAGAGTGTGTGTGEKKGIMDKIKEKLPGQH from the exons ATGGAGTTCCAAGGGCAGCACGACAACCCCGCCAACCGCGTCGACGAGTACGGCAACCCGTTCCCGATGGCCGCCGGCGTGGGGGGAGCGCACGCCGCTCCCGGCACCGGCGGGCAGTTCCAGGTCCGCAGGGGGGAGCACAAGACCGGTGGGATACTGCATCGCTCCGGCAGCTCCAGCTCAAGCTCG TCTTCCGAGGACGACGGCatgggcgggaggaggaagaagggcatgaaagagaagatcaaggagaagctCCCCGGTGGCCACAAGGACAACCAGCAGCACATGGCGACTGGTACGGGGACTGGAGGAGCCTACGGGCCGGGGACTGGAACTGGTGGAGCCTACGGGCAGCAAGGCCACGCAGGGATGGCCGGCGCCGGCACTggcaccggcaccggcaccggcgAGAAGAAGGGAATCATGGACAAGATCAAGGAGAAGCTGCCGGGACAGCACTGA
- the LOC123123111 gene encoding zinc finger protein GIS3: MDMDSPPVPVPMPPSKPADLSLTLAPAAQSVAEADGGAGAGGDGACVDGKDVRLFPCLFCNKKFLKSQALGGHQNAHKKERSIGWNPYFYMPPASSAHLHANAAPPNSSGATASGAYAGSGAGGAAHAYASRAYAALPTTFPIASHSSIMVGSDRLQYYAPPQGASASSAAAGELYSSGMQQVSRFAAAHQQQLLAVSSSSSERAMMAAAEQPGAGRDELIDMLNWRRGCHGPTASAAATTPSPASTTTTLTSGGGSNYNNGEEAEELDLNLSL, from the coding sequence atggaCATGGACTCGCCCCCTGTGCCTGTGCCCATGCCGCCGTCCAAGCCGGCCGACCTCTCGCTCACGCTGGCGCCGGCCGCGCAGTCCGTCGCCGAGGCTGACGGGGGAGCcggggcgggcggcgacggcgcgtgCGTCGACGGCAAGGACGTGCGCCTCTTCCCCTGCCTCTTCTGCAACAAGAAGTTCCTCAAGTCGCAGGCGCTCGGCGGCCACCAGAACGCGCACAAGAAGGAGCGCAGCATCGGCTGGAACCCCTACTTCTACATGCCGCCCGCCTCCTCAGCGCACCTCCACGCCAATGCCGCACCGCCCAACTCCTCCGGCGCCACGGCCTCGGGGGCCTACGCCGGCTCTGGCGCTGGCGGCGCGGCGCACGCGTACGCCAGCCGTGCCTACGCGGCCTTGCCCACCACGTTCCCAATCGCCTCCCACAGCTCCATCATGGTCGGCTCCGACCGGCTCCAGTACTACGCGCCGCCGCAGGGAGCGTCGGCgtcctcggcggcggcgggcgagctgTACAGCAGCGGCATGCAGCAGGTGTCCCGCTTCGCCGCCGCGCACCAGCAGCAGCTCCTGgccgtcagcagcagcagcagcgagcgcGCGATGATGGCCGCGGCCGAGCAGCCCGGCGCCGGGCGCGACGAGCTGATCGACATGCTCAACTGGAGGCGGGGCTGCCACGGCCCGACCGCCTCGGCGGCCGCCACCACCCCCTCGCCGGCCAGCACCACCACCACGCTCACCTCCGGAGGCGGCAGCAACTACAACAACGGCGAGGAGGCCGAGGAGCTGGACCTCAACTTGAGCCTGTAG